TCGATATGGCCCTCCGCAACGCCCGGTTGAACGGATTGGCGGAGGAGAGTTTCACGAATGAACGGTCCGACGTTTTCCAGTGGCTCAACACCCGGCGGGAGCCGGAGTTCGACATGGTAATCGTGGATCCGCCTTCCATAATCAAAAGCGCCAAGGACACAGAGAGCGGCAAGAAGGCCTATCATTTCCTTAACAGGGCGGCCATCCGCCTTGTGAAAGATGACGGGATTTTGGCCACCTCCAGTTGCTCGCAACATCTTTCCGGGGATGATTTCGCGTTTATCCTGCGGCGGGCGGCGGCCCAGGCCGGGGCGAAGCTTGGCACGATAGGCTCTTTCAGCCAGAGCGCGGACCATCCCATATCGGTCCATTTCCCGGAAAGTTTTTATCTGAAGAGTTTCATGTTCGAGGTGAGACGATGATAAAGATCCGTTTTTTCGGCGCCGCCGAACAGGTTACCGGCTCCTGCTACCTGGTAACCGTTGGAAAGGAAAAAACCCTTATAGATTGCGGCCTGTTCCAGGGCGGCCACGACACCTTCATGAAAAACTATGAAGGGTTCGGCTTTACCCCAGGGGAGATAGACCACATGATCCTCTCCCATGCCCATGCGGACCATTCCGGCAGGATACCCCTGCTTGTGAAACGGGGCTACAAAGGGGTGATTCACGCCCACGCCGCCACGGTGGACCTGGCGGAGCTTATCCTGCTGGACTCGGCCCACATCCACGAGGTGGAAGCCGGGTGGCGGACGCGCAAGAACCTTCGCAGGGGGCAGAAACGGGTGGAGCCTTTATACACCGTGCCGGACGCCCAGCGGGCCATATCGCGGCTGAAAGGCGCGCGGTACCACGAGCGTATAGAACTGTCGCGTCATATAAGTTTCACCTTTTACGACGCTGGGCATATACTCGGCTCGTCCATAGTGGAGTTGCAGGTTAATCCCGGAAATGGCGCGCAACCTTTAAAGCTGGTTTTCAGCGGCGACCTGGGCAGGCCCAATCAGCCCGTCATAAAAGACCCGGAGACCCTAACTAACGCCGATTACCTGGTGATAGAGTCCACCTACGGCTCGCGCAACCACAAGCCGCTGGGGGCCACCAAGGACGAGTTGGCGCAGATACTGGCCGAGGCGGCCCAGACGAACGCCAACGTCATCATCCCGGCCTTCGCGGTGGGCCGCACGCAGGAGATCATCTACTACATCCGTGAGCTCATGGAGGAAGGGCGCGTTCCGGCCAATTACCGCAAGATATACGTGGACAGCCCCATGGCCACCAGCGCAACGGAAATATATCAACGGGCGCTGGACGAATGTTACGGCGATAAATCGCTTTCCATGTTCAACAACCACAAGTCGCCGCTCCATTTCGAGGGGTTGAAGTTTGTGTCATCGGTGGACGAGTCCATGATGCTGAACATGACCACCGAGGGGCAGATAATCATTTCCGCATCGGGGATGTGCGACGCGGGGCGCATACTCCATCACCTGCGGCACAACCTCTGGAATCCCAACAGTCACATAGTGTTCGTGGGTTACCAGGCGGAAGGCACCAAAGGGCGCAAAATAGTGAACGGCGCCAAGACGGTGAAGATCATGCGGGAAGAGATAGCGGTGAACGCCAAGATACACACCCTCAACGCCCTGAGCGCCCATGCCGACAGCGACGGCCTTTACGGCTGGGCAAGCAACTTCAACCCCGCCCCGCGCCTTACCATGGTGGTGCACGGCGAAAAAGAGCAGGCGAAAGGTTTAAAGGAAAGGTTATCGGGCGGCCTGGGCTTCAAATGCACCATCCCCACCTTGGGCGAGGAGATAGCGCTGGTTTGAACGGCGCCAAGCTGGAGTCTATGATACATAAGTGTTACACTTAACATCAACAGGAGGGAAGATTATGCCGCCGGTAAACCCAAGAATTAATGTGGTCTTTGAAAAGCCTGTATATAAGGATATTGAATCCTTGGCTAAAAGGGATGGGGTTTCCATGTCCCTTAAAGTGCGCGATCTGGTGAAGGAGGCCATGGAGATCGAGGAAGACAGGGTGTTAACGTCCATCGCCCAAACTCGAGAAAAAACCTTCAAACGCGCAAAGGCCATCAAACACAACGACATCTGGTAACACAAATGTCTTTTCAAGTTCTTTACCATCATGAAGTAAAGGACGACATCTCCCAGTTGAACGCGAGGCTGAAAACCCGAGTCAAAAACGCCATTGAAACACGATTGTTGACCGCCCCTCAGAAATACGGGGAACCTTTAAGGAAAACTTTAAAAGGCTATTGGAAAATGAGGGTTGGTGACTACCGGATAGTGTTCAAAGTAGCAGGAAATCAAATCATAGTGTTCGGAATTATCCACCGAAAATCCGTTTATGAAGAGATTGGAAAAAGATTTTAGTTTCTCTTTAATTCTCCAGTTCCGGTTTGCCGGTCATTTCAATTCAATCTCTAATTCCCTCCGCTCCGGCGGCAGGCAAATGGTGTCGGAACAGGCCTGCCAGGACACTGTGGCGCGAAGAACGGGTTTACCGGTTGGTGAACCCTCTTTCACGCGGCCTTCATATCCCACCACCACGTCGGCGTCGTACACCGGAACCTTTTCGCCCAGTATCTCCACGACGGCGGGTTTTGGAAATGTGAATTTCACATCGGCCAGCTGGCCATCCAGATAGGTCACCTTGAATGGTTTGTACTTGTGTCCGTCGGGGGCGTAAACATGCCACCCTTTAGGCACATGAAGGGTTATAGAGCCTTTCACCATCGAACCGGGATTTACGGCCCCTTCGGATGATGTTGTTATTTTAAACTCGGGTATGGCCGGGTTCATGTTATATACTCCGCCGCCAAGAGCTCCGGTGGCAAACGCCATGATGGCGGCGGGAAGAAAAGTGACTATGCGGCGCAAATCCATTCTACATGCCAAACTTGGCGCGGGCTTCCCGCATCAGCTCCGGGGTTATTTGGGCCTGCCCCTTGTCCACCGCGTACTCCTCTATCATCTTCTTGGCGATGGGACGGGCGAAGAACGGGATTTTCTCCAAAACTTTTTTAGCGTCGTCGCTCCAGGACGGCGTATCGGTCATTCCTTGTCTCCTTGGTTATTCCTATCCACCCACGCAAGCCATGGCCAGCCTGGTCTCGTTCTCCTCCGGCAGGGAACGGACGGCGTTTTTATTTATCACCGCGTGGCGGATGGCCTCGGCTATCTGGGCATCCGTGGAACCGCTCCGCATCATCTCCCGCAAATCCAGATCCTCCCCACCGAAAAGGCAGGTCATAAGCTTTCCGGACGAGGTAATCCTTAACCGGTTGCAATCGGCGCAGAAATGACGGCTGACGGCGGAGATGAACCCCACTTCGCCCTGCGCGTTCGCCAGCCTGTACACCTCGGCGGGGCCGCCCCATTGCCGCCTGCTGGCGGGAATCAGCGGGCCAAGTTTTTCCACCAGGCGCTTAACCTCGCTCATTGGCACAAACTTTTCTTTGCTCCACAACCCGGCGGAGGTGGGCATAAACTCAATGAACCTGAACTGGGCTTTCATCCCGATGGACAGCCGGGCGAATTCTTCCACCTCGTCGTCATTCACCCCGGCCATCACCACGGTGTTCACCTTTACGGTGGAGAACCCGGCGGATAGCGCCGCGTGAAACCCTTCCAAGGCGCGGTTGAACCCGTCCCGGCCTGTTATCTTGCGGTACTTATGCCTCGACAGGGTGTCTAAACTTATGTTCACCCTGGCCACGCCCGCCCGCGCCAATTCTTCCGCCACGGGTTTTAAGCCGGTACCGTTGGTGGTTAGGGCCATTTCCATAACGCCGGGGATGCGGCCTATACGCTCTATCAGACCCACGGCGCCGCGCCGGGCTAGCGGCTCGCCACCGGTTAACCTCACCTTTCGAATTCCCAGGCAGGCGAACACGTTGATAAGCCGCAGGAAATCATCGTCTTGTAGCATGTCGCAACTGGAGGCGCGGGATGAAGACGTAACCGAAGGCGCGCAGTAGGCGCATTTTAGGTTGCACCTGTCGGTAATGGAAACCCGCAGGTATTCCATGCGTCTGTTGAACCCGTCCACTAGCGGTTCGTTCGTCACCGGTTTGATATTTTCAAAATGGCTGATTATTTATTTTAACGTCACGCCGCAGGTTATTTCAAATATATGAGTATATTTGGTAATGTCCCAGTTTGAAAGTACAGGGGAGATTCTTCACTTACGCTCAGAATGACAATATAAAAGCCGTTGATAACATTGTCATCCTGAGCGAAGCGCAAGCGAAGTTGACCTTCCCCCGGTGATTGGAGCGTTTTCAATGCGAGTGCCCTTAAAATGCTTAAAGGAGGAATCGCATGAAGAAACGGTTTTCGGAAGAGCAGATCATCGGGATATTGAAGGAGGCCGAGGCTGGCAAAAAAACCAAAGACCTTTGCCGCCATCACGGCATCACCGAGCAGACCTTCTACCGATGGAAGGCCAAGTTCGGCGGGATGGAGTTAAGCGACGCCAAGCGGCTTAAAGCCCTGGAAGATGAGAACCGGCGGCTTAAGCGCCTTGTGGCCGAACAGGCGCTGGACAATCTTGTTCTGAAGGACCTCCTCACAAAAAAGTTCTAAGGCCCAAGGAGAAACGGCAATGCGTCGAGCATACCGTTTCCGTCTTTGGGCTGAGCAAGAGGCGGGCCTGCCGGCTGTCCGGGCTGGCCGGTTCCACGTTTCATTACGAGTTGGGCGATTCCGGCAAGGACAGCGCGTTGCGGAGCCGGATGCATGAGTTGGCGGCCAAACACCGGCGGTTTGGTCTGCCCAGGTTGCATGCGATGTTACGGGCGGAGGGATTGGTGACAAACCACAAGCGGAGCGAACGGATATATCACGAGGAACGGCTTTCCCTGCGGACTAAACGCCGCCATCGCAAGATGCCAGAGCTGAGGATCGTCCGCCCGCAACCAGCCAAGGCCAACGATGTGTGGGCGATGGATTTTGTGTCAGACGCGCTTTATGACTGCAGACGGTTCCGGGCTCTGACGGTGGTGGACTGCTTCACCAAGGAAAGCCCGCTGATTTACGCGGACACCTCCATATCCGGGTTGACGGTTGTCCGATTGCTCGATGGGCTGTTCGCCACCGGCGAACAGCCCAAGTCCATCCGGGTTGACCAGGGCGCTGAGTTCACGTCGAAGGCGTTGATGTCCTGGGCGCAACAGCGGGGCATCGCCCTGGACTTTTCACGCGCTGGCAAGCCGACTGACAACGCCTTCATCGAGAGTTTTAACGGCAAGTTCCGCAACGAATGCCTGAACCAGAACTGGTTTTTCAGCCTGGCCGAAGCCCGGCAGGTTATCGAGGAATGGAGAAAGGAATATAACGAGGTCAGGCCGCACAGCTCGCTAGGCTACCTGCCCCCGGCGGCGTTTGCCAAACGGGAGAAAATAAGGTTAAATGGCGCGACAAACTAACATTGAATCCGCTCCAGAAAACGGGGGGAAGGTCAAAGCGCAAGCGAAGTGAAGGATCTGTCTATTATTTGAGATTCAAACTGAGACACTACCATATATTTAGATGCAGTCCCGCCGGAAACGATTTTCCCGCGACTGCATGACAGGGTGGCCGGATGGTTTAACGCAACGCCTGGGTGGTGGCCAATAGATAAAGGCTAAAGGAGTAATAGTTGTTTTTTTCATAACCCAGTTTTTCCCGGGCTTCCTTAAACAGTTTTTCGGCCAGAGCCTTTTTCCCCAGCTTCTCCGCCGCGGCTCCGTATATGGCGTACACCCCCGCCGAAGCGGAATGCATTGAATAGGTGTCCTCCTCCAGGTCGGCTTTCAAGGGAATGTAACCTGCGCCCTCATAAAATTTAAGTGTTTCAGCCACGCCTTTGGGCAGAATTGACCGGTCTTCCTGCAAGAGATGGAGGATAACCCGTACCGACTCATGGGCCGCGTAAACGCTCCGCTCCCCATGAATCCTTATCTTCCCGTTGTCCATCAACTTGACCCAGTCCGCCGGAAGACTCTTGTATCCGAAACTGCTCAAGGCGATGATATGCAGGCCGTCCTCATACGCCTTTTCCCAGAACTTCCTGTCATCTTCCTTCGCGAAACGGCGATAGGCCGGCAGGATAATATATGAAGGGTTCACCACAATGCCGTCATCTTTGGTAAAACCGTAATAGCTAGGCAGGATCACGGTTCTTCCATCCCAGTTCATGGCAAGGTTTTCCCGGATGGCTTTTACAAGCTGTAGCCCGTCCGCCTTGAATTCAGCCCGCCCCCATTTTTCAGACGCCCTCAACAGCGCGTATGCCGTCAGGATGTCACCGTCGGAAGCGTTGTTGTAATCAATTACGTCCCAACGGCCGTTGTCCCTCTTTCCCCATTGCCACGCCAGAAGCTTGTCAGACCTTTTTTGCAGGTTCTGCCATGTCCATTTCCATAAGGTGTCGAACGTCGCCTGATCGTCGTAAGCGACGGCCAGGAGCATTCCATACCCCTGCCCCTCCGAATGGCTGTTCTTGTCCTGGTAATAGTCCAGCACACGGCCGTCTTTATCGATGATGTCGGCCTTGTACCGGCCCCAAAGGGTCTGCTCCGCCCCCGAAGCCACACCGGGGACGGAGCAAAGAAACGCTAGCGCAAGCCATGCGAAAAGCTTAATCGCCTTTGTCATGCTCATCTTCCCCTCGCTTGGACTTTTTCAGGAACAGCCTGGCGAAGAGGTTTTTAATGCCCGGCTTTCCTTCACCCTCGCCGCCTTCACCGGCCAGTATCCTTCTGGCCCCGTGCCGCTTGAAGAAGAAGTAAAGTATGAGGGTGGAGATCAGTAAAATGCCACCCAGCAGGAAATAATAGGCGTAATGATATGTATGGAAGAAATAGTCCAGGAACGTTATCTTGCCGAATTTCCCCACAAAGAAATGTTCCGTGGCGCTTTGGGTGGCTATTTTGAGATTTGTCTCGCCAAACTCCACCACCGCCGTGTCGCCGTTGATCTGCGTCTGCGCCTCGGGCTCGAACAGGGCGCGGCTAAGTTTTAGCACGTCTTCCGGGGTCATGGCGGTCATGGTAAGCATGGCCCTTCCGCTCTTGAAGGGGGATTGCGACTCCATGAGCAAGGCGCTGTCCGGGCCCAGCCCGGCTATCTGTTTGCTGAAGGCGTAAGAGGTTTCCCCGCCAAGGTTGTCCACCACGGGGTAGCGTACCTGGGTCTCCTGCATAAGGGTAAGGGGCGTGCCTTTCTTGAACTCGTCTGGTATGGTGTTAACCGAGCCGATGGTGATCAACTCCCCTTCCCATTTGTCGGGCTTTTCCAGGCTGATTTTCATGCCCAGCAACGGGTAGCCGTTCCGCTGGGTAACCATGCCGATCACGTTCATGGCGGCGTTGATGAGCGCCGGGTCGTCCTTTGTGATGTATATGAGCGACTCGAACCCGTCCGGCCAGCGGGTGAACGGGAACCCGTTGAGCATGAAAAGCTCCAGGTTCGGCAGGGACACGAAATGGGCCATTGGCGGGAAATAGATTGTGGAGTTCTCGAATATGGTCAAAAACAGGCTTTCAGGCTGTATCAGGTCGCACTCCTTGGCCATGGGGGTGAGGATGGGCGCAAGCCTGATGGTGTTTGAGCCAGGTTTGAACAGATAGGTGGGTATCTCCACCTTGTACCCCTCGATGGTGTCGCCGGTGGCCTTGTCCATATTGATAGCCCGCACGTGAACGCCGTTCAGCAGGATGTTCAGCACGGAGTCCGGCCGCAACCCGGCGCCATAAGCGAAATTCAAGACAAGCTTGGCGTACTGGTTCTCCTTGATGAAAAAGTCCGGCGGCAGACGGAAGGTTATGTCCCTTGGGTTGCCCTGAAGGCCCCGGAACGTGTGGGTGGGGAAGTCTAGCGTCTTAAACCTTATTATCTTGTCCGACACCAGCATGTGTTTTCCGCTGTACAGCATGATGTCCGGCAGTTCGAACTGCTTTATGGTGGTCGAAGCCGTGCCGGGAAAAGGGAACGTCATGCTGGCCAGGGTTTCGGAGGATATTTTTATGTGGTCGAAAGTCTTGCCGGACACTATCACCAGGGCGTGGGTGGGGTCTGAATATTCCGCCCCGCTTATTCCAAGAGGCGCCGTATCCGGCGATGGGGCTCCATAACGGCTCCGTTCTCCGGGGAACTTTGCGCGACGATCCGCCAATGTATTTAGAGACCCGCTGGAAAGCGACAGGCCGAACTGGTTGGCGAAATCCTCCACTTCCAGAACACTGGATGGGGGAAAGAAAACATTAACTCCAGTATGTATAGCGCCTGGAACGGCCATTGCCGCAATATAAAGCGGATCTTCCTTGCCTGCCGTCATTGAAAGCCAGCCCAAGTTGGGGCCTTCTGTAACCCGGGATATCACCCTGCCATGTCCCGATGGGGCGGTTGAACCTTTCCTGGCCACGCCCGCCAGCGCCTCATCGCTTAGCGGAAGCGGGATAATGCCCATGAATGGCCCCTCCATTTTCACCGGCGAGATGCCTTTCCTGGAGAGGAACACGTTTAAGGCTTTCTCATCACCTACGAAAATGTTGTCCACCCCGGGTTTTATGTCGCCGGAGGTTGTGAGCGAGGCTTTCCGGTAATCAAACCTCCTGGTAACCCCGGAAGCCACAATGCCGGCCAGGGTAAGGATGTCCGACGTGTGTTTCCCTGTAACAACGTTAACCTCCCCCTGCGGCATGATGCGGGGGTCGAACAGGAAATTCGCCATGGAGGACAGTTTCAGGGGAACCGGATTAAGCTCGTACTCTATTACAAGCTCCGAGTCCTCGAAATTAAGGGTTGTCCACAGGTCGGGCGAGCAGGGGTTTTCGCAATCCCTGGTGAAATGCTGGATGGCCATGAACTTGACTTCGTTATAACCGGCCTTAAGCTGGCTTGGGGGGAGCGCCACGGTCATCCGGCCTTCGGGATTTAACGGATTGAGCCTGGTCTGGGCCAGCGGCAGGTCGTTAAGCTTCACAGTAAGGCTGGATATCTCTTCGATGAGGTTCGAGGAGTTAACGTAAGAGAAGGTTACGCTGGCTTTTGTTACACGCCACCGCTCCGGTATTGGTATTGATACGCCGTGCTCGCCAATGATACAGCGCAGGTTCACGGTCCAATCGCCGCTAAGCTTGTTAAGCGGGGTTTTAAAAACCTCCGTGCGGGCCATCGTGGCCGTTAATAACAAAAACAGAACCGCTTTTACAGCGATTTTCATCCAAGATCAGCCTCCTTAAAAACACCAATACCCCATGACCAGCATCAAAGACCGGCCAAAGAACCCCTCTTAACTTCAGTTTTTCACTACAGCTTCCGCCACCTGGGTTTGATAAGTGGTGGACAGTTTTGAGCGCGTCCATGCGAACGCCTTCCATGTGACCGAGGCCACAATTTCCTTCTGCGCGTTAAGCCCCAGCACCAGGAAGCTCCATAAGAGCTTACCTACGCCGCCGGAGGATGTGGTTTTCCCTTCCCACGAATCCATCCAGCGCTGGCTGTCGCCATAAACGAATTTCACCGCCTGGGGAAATTCCTCGGTATCATATAACAACTCCGCGCCGCACAGGATTTTTCTCTTCCGTTTAGACCAGCGTTTTATCCTTGATTTGAACTCGTAAGATTCGCCATAGCTGTCTGAAACCGTAATCAGCGCTTCCTCGTCCTTGATGGCTTCCGGCGCGTCGCTCTTCACGTAGATGCTCAGGCCGGTGAGGGATATGTCTTCCATCACTCCATCGACGGCCACGTCCAGCCTCGGGAAGTAAATCCTGGCTGGCCCCTTGGTCCTAATCCGGTGATACCGGCGCACCTGGCGCTTCTCCCAAAACGCGCCAAGGGAGACCAGCGCCAGCAGAATGTTGAACACGCACCATATGGATGTGACCAAAATCACGTCCCGGAACAGCGGATACTCCATCCACTTGTATAATGCGATGGGGAGCGACACGAAGTTTATGGCCACCACAAGGAAGAAAGGCGCCGCCAGGGGGTTTAAAGACTCGCTCTCAATTGTCCTTCCCTTGGGGGTTATCTTGAATGTCGGCTTGTGGGGGTTGAGCATAACCGAGATGATGGCCGGAATCAGGAACAACGCCTGCACGCTCTCGTAGATTTCCGAGAAGAACGGCTGGCGCGCCTTGCCGTACAGGAAATCCATCACCATCACCGTGCACAACACGTAAGGCAGGGCGTAAGCCAATATCTGCCCCACCGACGCGTGATATATCATCAGGCCGAATATAAGGAACAAGGCCGGTGATATGTAATAGATGAACCTTGATATTCCGAAAAACCAGAAGAACGAGGAGTTGAAATAGCAGATCCTCTGGGCGATGCTCAGCCCCCGCATGGTAAGGGCGTTCTTGAGGATGAACAGCTGTACCATCCCCTGGGCCCACCGGGTCCGCTGGGTGACGTAGTCCGAAAATGTCTCCGGCGAAAGGCCGCACACCATGGGCCGGTTCACGTAAATGCTGTTATAACCCTTGCCGTGCAGGATAAGCGACGTCTCGGCGTCTTCGGTTATAGTGTCTGTGGCGATGCCCCCTATCTCCTCCAGGTGTTTGCGGCGCAAAATTGCCGCGGAGCCGCAAAAATAGCTGGAGTTCCAGAAATCCAGCCCAGCGTGGATTATCCGGAAGAACATGTCGTTCTCAACGGAGACGTTGGATACATGCTCCAGGTTCTTCTCTATCGGAGTGGGGTTTATGAAGAAGTGCGGGGTCTGCACCAGGTACAGTTTTGGGTCTTTCCTGAACAGCCCCACGGTGTGCTCCAGTATGTCCCTGGTGGGCACATGGTCGCAATCCAGCACCAGCACCAGGTCGCCGCTGGTCTGGCGTAACGCATGGTTTATATTCCCGGCCTTGGCGTGGCCGTTGGCCTCCCTGGTTATGTAATTTACCCCAAGCTCTTGGGCCATGGCCCTCAACCTGTAATAGCGGGCCCAGGCGTCCGCCGATGTTTTGGGGTTGTTACGCCTGGCTATGGTGCTACCGTCGTCCATAATGTGGACGCGCAGTTTATCTTTCGGGTAATTGATCTGGGTGGCGGCGATGGCCGTTATCCGGATTATCTCGTCCGGCTCGGTGTATGTGGGCACCATCACGTCCACCGTGGGAAGGTTCATAGGGTCGTCTTTTACAACGACCGGGCATTCCTTCCGCTCCAGCGGCGAAATGTTGATGAACAGGCTCAGGATGTGCAACATGATGGCGTGCACCTCGGCCAGGTACAACAGCGCCAGCCCAATCAGGTCCAGAGGGCCGGTGTATATCAAGGTTTCGAAAGTGCGCCACAACAGGTAACGAAGGCCAAGAAACGCCGTGAGAAACACGAACACAATCCGCCACGGAAGCCCCCGGGAGGATTTCATCCGGTAAAGCCCCAGGGTCAAGCCAAGCGCCAGCCAGCCGAGTATGACTTTCTCATAACCGTTTAGATAACGCTCGGCGTAATACGCCGTGTAGGCGAGCCCCCCCACCAGCAGGACAAAAAGCCATGCCTGGGCAAAAAATTGCCTGGAGGATATTTTTTCGTTATCCGCCAGGGCAAACTCAGCGGTATCCGCTTTCATTTACACTTAGCCAAAACAGTCATGGCTTTTCCCTCAATCAATCCCCAATCTCAACCGCATAACAATATAACATTTACACTAATTATAAAACTGTTTTTTCAAATAGTTACATAAGGAATAATCAATGATGATTTTGTAACGTTTTATACGGCATTGTCACTATTGTTAATAATTAGTTCAATTTTTGTTGGAGTTTTTACCGCTGAAAA
Above is a genomic segment from Nitrospinota bacterium containing:
- a CDS encoding MBL fold metallo-hydrolase is translated as MIKIRFFGAAEQVTGSCYLVTVGKEKTLIDCGLFQGGHDTFMKNYEGFGFTPGEIDHMILSHAHADHSGRIPLLVKRGYKGVIHAHAATVDLAELILLDSAHIHEVEAGWRTRKNLRRGQKRVEPLYTVPDAQRAISRLKGARYHERIELSRHISFTFYDAGHILGSSIVELQVNPGNGAQPLKLVFSGDLGRPNQPVIKDPETLTNADYLVIESTYGSRNHKPLGATKDELAQILAEAAQTNANVIIPAFAVGRTQEIIYYIRELMEEGRVPANYRKIYVDSPMATSATEIYQRALDECYGDKSLSMFNNHKSPLHFEGLKFVSSVDESMMLNMTTEGQIIISASGMCDAGRILHHLRHNLWNPNSHIVFVGYQAEGTKGRKIVNGAKTVKIMREEIAVNAKIHTLNALSAHADSDGLYGWASNFNPAPRLTMVVHGEKEQAKGLKERLSGGLGFKCTIPTLGEEIALV
- a CDS encoding antitoxin, RHH family protein encodes the protein MPPVNPRINVVFEKPVYKDIESLAKRDGVSMSLKVRDLVKEAMEIEEDRVLTSIAQTREKTFKRAKAIKHNDIW
- a CDS encoding type II toxin-antitoxin system RelE/ParE family toxin, which encodes MSFQVLYHHEVKDDISQLNARLKTRVKNAIETRLLTAPQKYGEPLRKTLKGYWKMRVGDYRIVFKVAGNQIIVFGIIHRKSVYEEIGKRF
- a CDS encoding PCP reductase family protein; amino-acid sequence: MTDTPSWSDDAKKVLEKIPFFARPIAKKMIEEYAVDKGQAQITPELMREARAKFGM
- the moaA gene encoding GTP 3',8-cyclase MoaA, which encodes MTNEPLVDGFNRRMEYLRVSITDRCNLKCAYCAPSVTSSSRASSCDMLQDDDFLRLINVFACLGIRKVRLTGGEPLARRGAVGLIERIGRIPGVMEMALTTNGTGLKPVAEELARAGVARVNISLDTLSRHKYRKITGRDGFNRALEGFHAALSAGFSTVKVNTVVMAGVNDDEVEEFARLSIGMKAQFRFIEFMPTSAGLWSKEKFVPMSEVKRLVEKLGPLIPASRRQWGGPAEVYRLANAQGEVGFISAVSRHFCADCNRLRITSSGKLMTCLFGGEDLDLREMMRSGSTDAQIAEAIRHAVINKNAVRSLPEENETRLAMACVGG
- a CDS encoding IS3 family transposase (programmed frameshift), producing MKKRFSEEQIIGILKEAEAGKKTKDLCRHHGITEQTFYRWKAKFGGMELSDAKRLKALEDENRRLKRLVAEQALDNLVLKDLLTKKVLRPKEKRQCVEHTVSVFGLSKRRACRLSGLAGSTFHYELGDSGKDSALRSRMHELAAKHRRFGLPRLHAMLRAEGLVTNHKRSERIYHEERLSLRTKRRHRKMPELRIVRPQPAKANDVWAMDFVSDALYDCRRFRALTVVDCFTKESPLIYADTSISGLTVVRLLDGLFATGEQPKSIRVDQGAEFTSKALMSWAQQRGIALDFSRAGKPTDNAFIESFNGKFRNECLNQNWFFSLAEARQVIEEWRKEYNEVRPHSSLGYLPPAAFAKREKIRLNGATN
- a CDS encoding cellulose biosynthesis cyclic di-GMP-binding regulatory protein BcsB; this translates as MKIAVKAVLFLLLTATMARTEVFKTPLNKLSGDWTVNLRCIIGEHGVSIPIPERWRVTKASVTFSYVNSSNLIEEISSLTVKLNDLPLAQTRLNPLNPEGRMTVALPPSQLKAGYNEVKFMAIQHFTRDCENPCSPDLWTTLNFEDSELVIEYELNPVPLKLSSMANFLFDPRIMPQGEVNVVTGKHTSDILTLAGIVASGVTRRFDYRKASLTTSGDIKPGVDNIFVGDEKALNVFLSRKGISPVKMEGPFMGIIPLPLSDEALAGVARKGSTAPSGHGRVISRVTEGPNLGWLSMTAGKEDPLYIAAMAVPGAIHTGVNVFFPPSSVLEVEDFANQFGLSLSSGSLNTLADRRAKFPGERSRYGAPSPDTAPLGISGAEYSDPTHALVIVSGKTFDHIKISSETLASMTFPFPGTASTTIKQFELPDIMLYSGKHMLVSDKIIRFKTLDFPTHTFRGLQGNPRDITFRLPPDFFIKENQYAKLVLNFAYGAGLRPDSVLNILLNGVHVRAINMDKATGDTIEGYKVEIPTYLFKPGSNTIRLAPILTPMAKECDLIQPESLFLTIFENSTIYFPPMAHFVSLPNLELFMLNGFPFTRWPDGFESLIYITKDDPALINAAMNVIGMVTQRNGYPLLGMKISLEKPDKWEGELITIGSVNTIPDEFKKGTPLTLMQETQVRYPVVDNLGGETSYAFSKQIAGLGPDSALLMESQSPFKSGRAMLTMTAMTPEDVLKLSRALFEPEAQTQINGDTAVVEFGETNLKIATQSATEHFFVGKFGKITFLDYFFHTYHYAYYFLLGGILLISTLILYFFFKRHGARRILAGEGGEGEGKPGIKNLFARLFLKKSKRGEDEHDKGD
- the bcsA gene encoding UDP-forming cellulose synthase catalytic subunit encodes the protein MKADTAEFALADNEKISSRQFFAQAWLFVLLVGGLAYTAYYAERYLNGYEKVILGWLALGLTLGLYRMKSSRGLPWRIVFVFLTAFLGLRYLLWRTFETLIYTGPLDLIGLALLYLAEVHAIMLHILSLFINISPLERKECPVVVKDDPMNLPTVDVMVPTYTEPDEIIRITAIAATQINYPKDKLRVHIMDDGSTIARRNNPKTSADAWARYYRLRAMAQELGVNYITREANGHAKAGNINHALRQTSGDLVLVLDCDHVPTRDILEHTVGLFRKDPKLYLVQTPHFFINPTPIEKNLEHVSNVSVENDMFFRIIHAGLDFWNSSYFCGSAAILRRKHLEEIGGIATDTITEDAETSLILHGKGYNSIYVNRPMVCGLSPETFSDYVTQRTRWAQGMVQLFILKNALTMRGLSIAQRICYFNSSFFWFFGISRFIYYISPALFLIFGLMIYHASVGQILAYALPYVLCTVMVMDFLYGKARQPFFSEIYESVQALFLIPAIISVMLNPHKPTFKITPKGRTIESESLNPLAAPFFLVVAINFVSLPIALYKWMEYPLFRDVILVTSIWCVFNILLALVSLGAFWEKRQVRRYHRIRTKGPARIYFPRLDVAVDGVMEDISLTGLSIYVKSDAPEAIKDEEALITVSDSYGESYEFKSRIKRWSKRKRKILCGAELLYDTEEFPQAVKFVYGDSQRWMDSWEGKTTSSGGVGKLLWSFLVLGLNAQKEIVASVTWKAFAWTRSKLSTTYQTQVAEAVVKN